One window of the Nicotiana tabacum cultivar K326 chromosome 4, ASM71507v2, whole genome shotgun sequence genome contains the following:
- the LOC107787571 gene encoding transcription factor PIF7 isoform X1, producing the protein MSHCTVPTWNPRHQRQEQAVEAEEPNKYPHVHNQQNQINHFMPMSKCEKVAELTWENPQIGMQGVGGILSMSQTKPTILGRAGDTLESIVHQATYHGQNQTSIQNYGQNQNLKFGMCVGKWGESSQHQMAPPPSTRTGGATVLAKKRMRSESYGGNLVGEDEYEERSACASASATFCRENDTTMVTWPSFDESSRSIKSKTTCDEDSACHDGGSQENKEEEHETKGSNSSRRSRAAVVHNQSERRRRDRINQKMKTLQRLVPNASKTDKASMLDEVINYLKQLQAQVQLMNSVRNMAPQMMMPLGMHQHIQMSLLARMGMGVGLGMGMGMFDMTALARAAAPHQSLTTHYPIHTNPIANPTNPFIPPAFAMPAAPAIPSAAQANTVGRATTAVTPAPYSAFLTQSMDTEYFNNMAALYRQQANNHSTQTTDSKLNQGNLNIQGQRE; encoded by the exons ATGAGTCACTGTACGGTACCAACTTGGAATCCAAGGCACCAAAGACAAGAACAAGCAGTAGAAGCAGAAGAGCCTAACAAATACCCTCACGTGCATAATCAGCAGAATCAGATTAATCATTTTATGCCCAT gTCCAAGTGTGAAAAAGTTGCAGAGCTGACATGGGAAAACCCGCAGATAGGAATGCAAGGAGTTGGGGGCATCCTCTCCATGTCCCAAACAAAACCAACAATATTGGGAAGAGCCGGCGATACATTAGAGTCTATCGTGCATCAAGCAACATACCACGGGCAAAATCAGACTTCAATTCAAAATTATGGCCAAAATCAGAATCTGAAATTCGGGATGTGTGTAGGAAAATGGGGCGAGAGTTCGCAACATCAAATGGCGCCTCCTCCTTCCACACGTACAGGAGGAGCAACAGTGTTGGCTAAAAAGAGGATGAGATCAGAATCATATGGTGGAAATTTAGTAGGAGAAGATGAGTATGAAGAACGTAGCGCATGTGCAAGTGCCAGCGCTACGTTCTGTAGGGAGAATGACACCACTATGGTGACATGGCCTTCATTTGATGAATCTTCTCGTAGCATTAAATCCAAAACCACTTGTGACGAGGATTCTGCTTGTCACGATGGTGGCTCG CAGGAAAACAAGGAGGAAGAACATGAAACAAAAGGATCCAACTCATCAAGACGCAGCCGAGCAGCAGTTGTTCATAACCAGTCAGAGCGG AGACGTCGAGATAGAATTAACCAAAAGATGAAAACTCTGCAGCGGTTGGTACCAAATGCAAGTAAG ACAGATAAGGCATCAATGCTTGATGAGGTAATAAACTACTTAAAGCAGCTACAAGCACAAGTTCAGTTGATGAACAGTGTAAGAAACATGGCGCCACAAATGATGATGCCGCTCGGAATGCATCAACATATTCAGATGTCATTACTAGCAAGAATGGGAATGGGCGTTGGTCTTGGTATGGGCATGGGAATGTTTGATATGACTGCTTTAGCTCGCGCTGCTGCTCCTCATCAGTCTCTTACAACGCATTACCCCATTCATACAAATCCGATCGCCAATCCCACTAATCCATTCATCCCACCAGCCTTCGCCATGCCTGCAGCCCCAGCTATTCCTTCCGCCGCACAAGCTAATACTGTCGGCAGGGCGACAACTGCTGTTACACCGGCCCCCTATAGCGCTTTTCTAACGCAA TCAATGGACACGGAGTACTTCAACAACATGGCAGCTTTGTATCGGCAGCAAGCTAATAATCACTCTACGCAGACAACAGACAGCAAACTCAACCAGGGAAATCTCAATATCCAAGGCCAAAGGGAATAG
- the LOC107787571 gene encoding transcription factor UNE10 isoform X2 yields the protein MSHCTVPTWNPRHQRQEQAVEAEEPNKYPHVHNQQNQINHFMPMSKCEKVAELTWENPQIGMQGVGGILSMSQTKPTILGRAGDTLESIVHQATYHGQNQTSIQNYGQNQNLKFGMCVGKWGESSQHQMAPPPSTRTGGATVLAKKRMRSESYGGNLVGEDEYEERSACASASATFCRENDTTMVTWPSFDESSRSIKSKTTCDEDSACHDGGSENKEEEHETKGSNSSRRSRAAVVHNQSERRRRDRINQKMKTLQRLVPNASKTDKASMLDEVINYLKQLQAQVQLMNSVRNMAPQMMMPLGMHQHIQMSLLARMGMGVGLGMGMGMFDMTALARAAAPHQSLTTHYPIHTNPIANPTNPFIPPAFAMPAAPAIPSAAQANTVGRATTAVTPAPYSAFLTQSMDTEYFNNMAALYRQQANNHSTQTTDSKLNQGNLNIQGQRE from the exons ATGAGTCACTGTACGGTACCAACTTGGAATCCAAGGCACCAAAGACAAGAACAAGCAGTAGAAGCAGAAGAGCCTAACAAATACCCTCACGTGCATAATCAGCAGAATCAGATTAATCATTTTATGCCCAT gTCCAAGTGTGAAAAAGTTGCAGAGCTGACATGGGAAAACCCGCAGATAGGAATGCAAGGAGTTGGGGGCATCCTCTCCATGTCCCAAACAAAACCAACAATATTGGGAAGAGCCGGCGATACATTAGAGTCTATCGTGCATCAAGCAACATACCACGGGCAAAATCAGACTTCAATTCAAAATTATGGCCAAAATCAGAATCTGAAATTCGGGATGTGTGTAGGAAAATGGGGCGAGAGTTCGCAACATCAAATGGCGCCTCCTCCTTCCACACGTACAGGAGGAGCAACAGTGTTGGCTAAAAAGAGGATGAGATCAGAATCATATGGTGGAAATTTAGTAGGAGAAGATGAGTATGAAGAACGTAGCGCATGTGCAAGTGCCAGCGCTACGTTCTGTAGGGAGAATGACACCACTATGGTGACATGGCCTTCATTTGATGAATCTTCTCGTAGCATTAAATCCAAAACCACTTGTGACGAGGATTCTGCTTGTCACGATGGTGGCTCG GAAAACAAGGAGGAAGAACATGAAACAAAAGGATCCAACTCATCAAGACGCAGCCGAGCAGCAGTTGTTCATAACCAGTCAGAGCGG AGACGTCGAGATAGAATTAACCAAAAGATGAAAACTCTGCAGCGGTTGGTACCAAATGCAAGTAAG ACAGATAAGGCATCAATGCTTGATGAGGTAATAAACTACTTAAAGCAGCTACAAGCACAAGTTCAGTTGATGAACAGTGTAAGAAACATGGCGCCACAAATGATGATGCCGCTCGGAATGCATCAACATATTCAGATGTCATTACTAGCAAGAATGGGAATGGGCGTTGGTCTTGGTATGGGCATGGGAATGTTTGATATGACTGCTTTAGCTCGCGCTGCTGCTCCTCATCAGTCTCTTACAACGCATTACCCCATTCATACAAATCCGATCGCCAATCCCACTAATCCATTCATCCCACCAGCCTTCGCCATGCCTGCAGCCCCAGCTATTCCTTCCGCCGCACAAGCTAATACTGTCGGCAGGGCGACAACTGCTGTTACACCGGCCCCCTATAGCGCTTTTCTAACGCAA TCAATGGACACGGAGTACTTCAACAACATGGCAGCTTTGTATCGGCAGCAAGCTAATAATCACTCTACGCAGACAACAGACAGCAAACTCAACCAGGGAAATCTCAATATCCAAGGCCAAAGGGAATAG
- the LOC107787571 gene encoding transcription factor PIF7 isoform X5, whose translation MLALGSKCEKVAELTWENPQIGMQGVGGILSMSQTKPTILGRAGDTLESIVHQATYHGQNQTSIQNYGQNQNLKFGMCVGKWGESSQHQMAPPPSTRTGGATVLAKKRMRSESYGGNLVGEDEYEERSACASASATFCRENDTTMVTWPSFDESSRSIKSKTTCDEDSACHDGGSQENKEEEHETKGSNSSRRSRAAVVHNQSERRRRDRINQKMKTLQRLVPNASKTDKASMLDEVINYLKQLQAQVQLMNSVRNMAPQMMMPLGMHQHIQMSLLARMGMGVGLGMGMGMFDMTALARAAAPHQSLTTHYPIHTNPIANPTNPFIPPAFAMPAAPAIPSAAQANTVGRATTAVTPAPYSAFLTQSMDTEYFNNMAALYRQQANNHSTQTTDSKLNQGNLNIQGQRE comes from the exons atgcttgcattagg gTCCAAGTGTGAAAAAGTTGCAGAGCTGACATGGGAAAACCCGCAGATAGGAATGCAAGGAGTTGGGGGCATCCTCTCCATGTCCCAAACAAAACCAACAATATTGGGAAGAGCCGGCGATACATTAGAGTCTATCGTGCATCAAGCAACATACCACGGGCAAAATCAGACTTCAATTCAAAATTATGGCCAAAATCAGAATCTGAAATTCGGGATGTGTGTAGGAAAATGGGGCGAGAGTTCGCAACATCAAATGGCGCCTCCTCCTTCCACACGTACAGGAGGAGCAACAGTGTTGGCTAAAAAGAGGATGAGATCAGAATCATATGGTGGAAATTTAGTAGGAGAAGATGAGTATGAAGAACGTAGCGCATGTGCAAGTGCCAGCGCTACGTTCTGTAGGGAGAATGACACCACTATGGTGACATGGCCTTCATTTGATGAATCTTCTCGTAGCATTAAATCCAAAACCACTTGTGACGAGGATTCTGCTTGTCACGATGGTGGCTCG CAGGAAAACAAGGAGGAAGAACATGAAACAAAAGGATCCAACTCATCAAGACGCAGCCGAGCAGCAGTTGTTCATAACCAGTCAGAGCGG AGACGTCGAGATAGAATTAACCAAAAGATGAAAACTCTGCAGCGGTTGGTACCAAATGCAAGTAAG ACAGATAAGGCATCAATGCTTGATGAGGTAATAAACTACTTAAAGCAGCTACAAGCACAAGTTCAGTTGATGAACAGTGTAAGAAACATGGCGCCACAAATGATGATGCCGCTCGGAATGCATCAACATATTCAGATGTCATTACTAGCAAGAATGGGAATGGGCGTTGGTCTTGGTATGGGCATGGGAATGTTTGATATGACTGCTTTAGCTCGCGCTGCTGCTCCTCATCAGTCTCTTACAACGCATTACCCCATTCATACAAATCCGATCGCCAATCCCACTAATCCATTCATCCCACCAGCCTTCGCCATGCCTGCAGCCCCAGCTATTCCTTCCGCCGCACAAGCTAATACTGTCGGCAGGGCGACAACTGCTGTTACACCGGCCCCCTATAGCGCTTTTCTAACGCAA TCAATGGACACGGAGTACTTCAACAACATGGCAGCTTTGTATCGGCAGCAAGCTAATAATCACTCTACGCAGACAACAGACAGCAAACTCAACCAGGGAAATCTCAATATCCAAGGCCAAAGGGAATAG
- the LOC107787571 gene encoding transcription factor PIF7 isoform X4 produces the protein MWSLPGSHVNARYFVHRIMLPFILFLIYMSKCEKVAELTWENPQIGMQGVGGILSMSQTKPTILGRAGDTLESIVHQATYHGQNQTSIQNYGQNQNLKFGMCVGKWGESSQHQMAPPPSTRTGGATVLAKKRMRSESYGGNLVGEDEYEERSACASASATFCRENDTTMVTWPSFDESSRSIKSKTTCDEDSACHDGGSQENKEEEHETKGSNSSRRSRAAVVHNQSERRRRDRINQKMKTLQRLVPNASKTDKASMLDEVINYLKQLQAQVQLMNSVRNMAPQMMMPLGMHQHIQMSLLARMGMGVGLGMGMGMFDMTALARAAAPHQSLTTHYPIHTNPIANPTNPFIPPAFAMPAAPAIPSAAQANTVGRATTAVTPAPYSAFLTQSMDTEYFNNMAALYRQQANNHSTQTTDSKLNQGNLNIQGQRE, from the exons ATGTGGTCCTTACCCGGATCCCACGTGAACGCGAGATACTTTGTGCACCGGATTATGTTGCCCTTTATTCTTTTCTTGATTTACAT gTCCAAGTGTGAAAAAGTTGCAGAGCTGACATGGGAAAACCCGCAGATAGGAATGCAAGGAGTTGGGGGCATCCTCTCCATGTCCCAAACAAAACCAACAATATTGGGAAGAGCCGGCGATACATTAGAGTCTATCGTGCATCAAGCAACATACCACGGGCAAAATCAGACTTCAATTCAAAATTATGGCCAAAATCAGAATCTGAAATTCGGGATGTGTGTAGGAAAATGGGGCGAGAGTTCGCAACATCAAATGGCGCCTCCTCCTTCCACACGTACAGGAGGAGCAACAGTGTTGGCTAAAAAGAGGATGAGATCAGAATCATATGGTGGAAATTTAGTAGGAGAAGATGAGTATGAAGAACGTAGCGCATGTGCAAGTGCCAGCGCTACGTTCTGTAGGGAGAATGACACCACTATGGTGACATGGCCTTCATTTGATGAATCTTCTCGTAGCATTAAATCCAAAACCACTTGTGACGAGGATTCTGCTTGTCACGATGGTGGCTCG CAGGAAAACAAGGAGGAAGAACATGAAACAAAAGGATCCAACTCATCAAGACGCAGCCGAGCAGCAGTTGTTCATAACCAGTCAGAGCGG AGACGTCGAGATAGAATTAACCAAAAGATGAAAACTCTGCAGCGGTTGGTACCAAATGCAAGTAAG ACAGATAAGGCATCAATGCTTGATGAGGTAATAAACTACTTAAAGCAGCTACAAGCACAAGTTCAGTTGATGAACAGTGTAAGAAACATGGCGCCACAAATGATGATGCCGCTCGGAATGCATCAACATATTCAGATGTCATTACTAGCAAGAATGGGAATGGGCGTTGGTCTTGGTATGGGCATGGGAATGTTTGATATGACTGCTTTAGCTCGCGCTGCTGCTCCTCATCAGTCTCTTACAACGCATTACCCCATTCATACAAATCCGATCGCCAATCCCACTAATCCATTCATCCCACCAGCCTTCGCCATGCCTGCAGCCCCAGCTATTCCTTCCGCCGCACAAGCTAATACTGTCGGCAGGGCGACAACTGCTGTTACACCGGCCCCCTATAGCGCTTTTCTAACGCAA TCAATGGACACGGAGTACTTCAACAACATGGCAGCTTTGTATCGGCAGCAAGCTAATAATCACTCTACGCAGACAACAGACAGCAAACTCAACCAGGGAAATCTCAATATCCAAGGCCAAAGGGAATAG
- the LOC107787571 gene encoding uncharacterized protein LOC107787571 isoform X3: MQGVGGILSMSQTKPTILGRAGDTLESIVHQATYHGQNQTSIQNYGQNQNLKFGMCVGKWGESSQHQMAPPPSTRTGGATVLAKKRMRSESYGGNLVGEDEYEERSACASASATFCRENDTTMVTWPSFDESSRSIKSKTTCDEDSACHDGGSQENKEEEHETKGSNSSRRSRAAVVHNQSERRRRDRINQKMKTLQRLVPNASKTDKASMLDEVINYLKQLQAQVQLMNSVRNMAPQMMMPLGMHQHIQMSLLARMGMGVGLGMGMGMFDMTALARAAAPHQSLTTHYPIHTNPIANPTNPFIPPAFAMPAAPAIPSAAQANTVGRATTAVTPAPYSAFLTQSMDTEYFNNMAALYRQQANNHSTQTTDSKLNQGNLNIQGQRE, from the exons ATGCAAGGAGTTGGGGGCATCCTCTCCATGTCCCAAACAAAACCAACAATATTGGGAAGAGCCGGCGATACATTAGAGTCTATCGTGCATCAAGCAACATACCACGGGCAAAATCAGACTTCAATTCAAAATTATGGCCAAAATCAGAATCTGAAATTCGGGATGTGTGTAGGAAAATGGGGCGAGAGTTCGCAACATCAAATGGCGCCTCCTCCTTCCACACGTACAGGAGGAGCAACAGTGTTGGCTAAAAAGAGGATGAGATCAGAATCATATGGTGGAAATTTAGTAGGAGAAGATGAGTATGAAGAACGTAGCGCATGTGCAAGTGCCAGCGCTACGTTCTGTAGGGAGAATGACACCACTATGGTGACATGGCCTTCATTTGATGAATCTTCTCGTAGCATTAAATCCAAAACCACTTGTGACGAGGATTCTGCTTGTCACGATGGTGGCTCG CAGGAAAACAAGGAGGAAGAACATGAAACAAAAGGATCCAACTCATCAAGACGCAGCCGAGCAGCAGTTGTTCATAACCAGTCAGAGCGG AGACGTCGAGATAGAATTAACCAAAAGATGAAAACTCTGCAGCGGTTGGTACCAAATGCAAGTAAG ACAGATAAGGCATCAATGCTTGATGAGGTAATAAACTACTTAAAGCAGCTACAAGCACAAGTTCAGTTGATGAACAGTGTAAGAAACATGGCGCCACAAATGATGATGCCGCTCGGAATGCATCAACATATTCAGATGTCATTACTAGCAAGAATGGGAATGGGCGTTGGTCTTGGTATGGGCATGGGAATGTTTGATATGACTGCTTTAGCTCGCGCTGCTGCTCCTCATCAGTCTCTTACAACGCATTACCCCATTCATACAAATCCGATCGCCAATCCCACTAATCCATTCATCCCACCAGCCTTCGCCATGCCTGCAGCCCCAGCTATTCCTTCCGCCGCACAAGCTAATACTGTCGGCAGGGCGACAACTGCTGTTACACCGGCCCCCTATAGCGCTTTTCTAACGCAA TCAATGGACACGGAGTACTTCAACAACATGGCAGCTTTGTATCGGCAGCAAGCTAATAATCACTCTACGCAGACAACAGACAGCAAACTCAACCAGGGAAATCTCAATATCCAAGGCCAAAGGGAATAG